A region from the Brassica napus cultivar Da-Ae chromosome C8, Da-Ae, whole genome shotgun sequence genome encodes:
- the LOC111209940 gene encoding transcription factor VIP1-like yields MEPTLRANQSSILSEIERMPEAPRQRISHHRRARSDTFFTGESIDDLLLFDPSDVDFSSLDLLNAPAPQPSLMYVDSPPEETSSNGAPQIPLPPGRHVRSFSVDSDSDFFDDLTATEDNQFARATSSGERKGHHHHHRSNSMDGATSSGSFNMEAILAAVNCKDGGKKNMSMASDRLAELALLDPKRANVFGMVLDRILANRQSAARSKERKVRYTGELERKVPTLQNEATTLSAQVTLLQRGTSDLTTENKHLKMRLQALQQQAELRDALNEALREELNRLKMAAGEIPQGKGNSYNCTQFLTQFGNNKNQQMSTNGQPSFLDFTKRG; encoded by the exons ATGGAGCCTACCCTGAGAGCTAACCAATCATCGATCCTAAGCGAAATCGAACGTATGCCAGAAGCTCCACGTCAGCGTATCTCTCATCACCGTCGAGCTCGTTCCGACACtttcttcaccggcgaatcaaTCGACGATCTCCTCCTATTCGACCCTTCCGATGTGGATTTCTCGTCCCTCGATTTACTCAACGCTCCAGCACCACAACCTTCTCTGATGTACGTCGATTCTCCTCCCGAAGAAACCTCATCAAACGGTGCTCCACAGATTCCTCTTCCCCCTGGCCGTCACGTTCGAAGCTTCTCAGTTGATTCCGATTCCGATTTCTTCGACGATCTAACGGCCACTGAGGATAATCAATTCGCCCGAGCTACAAGCTCCGGAGAGAGGAaaggtcatcatcatcatcatcggagTAATTCGATGGATGGAGCTACAAGTTCGGGTTCGTTTAACATGGAAGCAATTCTCGCCGCTGTGAATTGCAAAGACGGTGGtaagaagaatatgagtatGGCTAGTGACAGACTTGCCGAGCTTGCTTTGCTTGATCCCAAAAGAGCTAACG TATTTGGGATGGTTCTTGATAGGATTCTCGCAAATAGACAATCGGCAGCTAGGTCAAAAGAGAGGAAGGTTAGGTATACTGGTGAGCTGGAGAGGAAAGTACCGACACTTCAGAACGAAGCAACTACACTCTCTGCCCAAGTCACCTTGTTGCAG AGAGGAACATCGGACCTGACCACTGAAAATAAACACCTCAAAATGCGGCTGCAAGCACTGCAGCAACAGGCTGAACTTAGGGATG CTTTGAATGAAGCGCTGCGGGAAGAATTGAACCGACTCAAGATGGCCGCTGGAGAAATTCCTCAAGGTAAGGGAAATTCATACAACTGTACCCAATTCCTAACTCAGTTCGGGAACAACAAGAACCAGCAGATGAGCACAAACGGGCAGCCGAGCTTCCTTGATTTCACCAAGAGAGGCTAA
- the LOC106446274 gene encoding uncharacterized protein LOC106446274 isoform X1, translated as MRSDEYDKDNHREKSIKYHGLTMDDRGLLHTSSADVTSTSIDSRPTPSIDSRNNPSIVIRYKHLSEEYLNNNTDYDLISDEFGMFRDSERRARGMHGSILNVSKEDSEELFSMHGSNLFCQPKKESATRPSIDRRPFSSINGLVAPEKNNYTKVEIDVLVEEIYRVIRTSDDFHSKRLDDIYYPIDNSISWLTSSMDEMKQNLAMLQKQLEVDKGKSKSIDAHTQTSIDTSILASIDERLAQFEDRLQSFTYRLEGVYYPLRDGVDFLTTRLDAF; from the coding sequence ATGAGATCTGATGAGTATGACAAGGACAACCATAGGGAGAAGAGCATCAAGTACCATGGTCTTACCATGGATGATAGAGGACTTCTCCATACATCGTCTGCAGATGTAacgtcaacatcgatcgatagcaGACCTACACCATCGATTGACAGCAGAAACAACCCATCGATCGTCATACGTTACAAACATCTATCCGAAGAATATTTGAATAATAATACTGATTATGATCTAATttctgatgaatttggtatgtTCAGAGATTCAGAAAGACGAGCACGAGGAATGCATGGAAGTATCCTCAATGTCTCAAAGGAAGATTCTGAAGAACTTTTTTCCATGCATGGATCCAACCTCTTTTGCCAACCAAAGAAAGAATCTGCTactcgaccatcgatcgacaggagaCCCTTTTCATCGATCAACGGTTTAGTCGCGCCAGAGAAGAACAACTACACCAAAGTAGAGATTGATGTGTTAGTAGAGGAGATCTACAGAGTTATCAGAACTTCAGACGATTTTCATTCAAAGAGGCTCGATGACATCTACTACCCGATCGACAACAGTATCAGTTGGTTGACCAGTAGCATGGATGAGATGAAGCAAAACCTAGCCATGCTTCAGAAACAACTTGAAGTCGACAAAGGTAAAtcgaaatcgatcgacgctcacactcaaacatcgatcgacactagcatcttagcatcgatcgacgaacGACTAGCACAATTCGAAGATAGGCTACAATCATTCACCTATCGGCTTGAAGGTGTTTACTACCCACTACGTGATGGTGTAGACTTCCTGACCACACGCCTGGACGCTTTTTAA
- the LOC106446276 gene encoding serine decarboxylase-like encodes MVGALESDQSFAMAEKFDILSDGFDPTAVAPEPLPLPVTNGTGADQEEENLKKTKVVNGGGEREMVLGRNVHTTSLAVTEPESNDEFTGDKEAYMASVLARYRKTLVERTKYHLGYPYNLDFDYGALGQLQHFSINNLGDPFIESNYGVHSRPFEVGVLDWFARLWEIERDDYWGYITNCGTEGNLHGILVGREVFPDGILYASSESHYSVFKAARMYRMECQKVDTLISGEIDCDDFRRKLSANKDKPAILNVNIGTTVKGAVDDLDLVIKTLEECGFSHDRFYIHCDGALFGLMMPFVKRAPKVTFNKPIGSVSVSGHKFVGCPMPCGVQITRMKHIKVLSNNVEYLASRDATIMGSRNGHAPLFLWYTLNRKGYKGFQKEVQKCLRNAHYLKDRLREAGISAMLNELSSTVVFERPKEEEFVRRWQLACQGDIAHVVVMPSVTVEKLDHFLKDLVEHRLVWYEDGSQPPCLVKDVGINNCICPAHK; translated from the exons ATGGTTGGAGCTCTGGAATCTGATCAATCATTCGCAATGGCTGAAAAATTCGACATCTTGTCTGATGGTTTCGATCCAACGGCTGTTGCCCCCGAACCGTTACCTTTGCCGGTAACAAACGGAACCGGAGCAGATCAAGAGGAAGAGAATCTGAAAAAGACGAAGGTGGTAAACGGAggaggagaaagagagatggTTCTGGGCAGGAATGTGCACACGACTTCCCTCGCCGTTACGGAGCCAGAGTCTAACGACGAATTTACTGGAGACAAAGAAGCTTACATGGCTAGCGTTCTCGCTCGTTACCGGAAAACTTTGGTCGAACGAACCAAATATCATCTAG GTTATCCATATAACTTGGATTTCGACTACGGTGCGCTTGGGCAGTTGCAGCATTTCTCCATCAACAATCTTGGAGATCCGTTTATCGAAAGCAACTATGGTGTACACTCCAGGCCATTTGAAGTTGGCGTCTTGGATTGGTTTGCTCGTCTTTgggagatagagagagatgatTATTGGGGTTACATCACAAACTGTGGTACCGAAGGAAACCTTCACGGCATTTTAGTTGG GCGAGAAGTGTTTCCTGATGGGATTTTGTATGCGTCGAGTGAATCTCATTACTCTGTGTTTAAAGCAGCTCGTATGTATCGAATGGAGTGTCAGAAGGTTGATACGCTTATCTCGGGGGAGATTGACTGTGATGATTTCCGACGGAAGCTGTCGGCAAACAAAGATAAACCAGCCATTCTTAATGTTAACATAG GAACAACTGTTAAAGGAGCTGTTGATGACCTCGACCTTGTGATCAAAACTCTTGAAGAGTGTGGCTTCTCACATGACAGGTTCTATATACACTGTGATGGAGCTTTGTTTGGACTTATGATGCCTTTTGTCAAACGG GCACCAAAAGTCACGTTCAATAAGCCGATAGGGAGTGTGAGCGTATCGGGCCACAAATTTGTCGGATGCCCAATGCCATGTGGTGTTCAGATAACAAGAATGAAACACATCAAAGTCCTCTCTAACAACGTCGAGTATCTCGCTTCTAGGGATGCAACAATCATGGGAAGCCGAAACGGGCATGCTCCTTTGTTCCTCTGGTACACCTTAAACAGGAAAGGGTACAAAGGATTCCAGAAGGAGGTTCAGAAATGCCTGAGAAATGCGCATTACCTCAAAGATCGACTCCGTGAAGCTGGGATCAGCGCGATGCTCAATGAGCTTAGCAGCACTGTGGTCTTTGAACGTCCCAAGGAGGAAGAGTTTGTCAGAAGGTGGCAGCTTGCTTGTCAAGGCGATATAGCTCATGTGGTGGTTATGCCAAGTGTTACAGTAGAGAAGCTGGATCATTTTCTCAAGGACCTGGTCGAACACAGATTGGTTTGGTATGAGGACGGATCTCAACCACCATGCCTTGTAAAAGATGTAGGGATCAACAACTGCATCTGTCCGGCTCACAAGTGA
- the LOC106446274 gene encoding uncharacterized protein LOC106446274 isoform X2 yields MPNSTRSNKEHTLLFSDPTLLERTIRKSKRTALIDNNACSSTDTRLPPSIETTLPLTAHTHPTSIDTPPWTSIDTKPRNMVATLVLIQDATGNLHDQEGHLRNAADQKIDDQGAVIPDNDADIAAAQAVDEAARTKTLADYNRPYQYYENRSAIRPPAIQRQDFKLKPQYFTLVGQRPYCGLSHEHPMDHLERFEDLVSPIKANGVPEDYLFSKLFKYSLAGEASYWLK; encoded by the coding sequence atgcccaacagtaccagaagcaacaaggaacaTACACTTCTCTTTTCAGATCCTACACTACTAGAACGCACCATCCGCAAAAGCAAACGTACCGCATTAATCGACAACAATGCATGTTCATCGACCGACACTCGCCTTCCACCTTCGATCGAGACTACTCTTCCGTTGACCGCCCATACCcacccaacatcgatcgacactccaccttggacatcgatcgacacaaagCCGCGAAACATGGTTGCGACACTAGTTCTAATTCAGGATGCAACTGgaaacctgcatgaccaggagggtcatctgcgtaatgcagcagatCAGAAGATAGATGATCAGGGGGCTGTAATCCCTGATAATGATGCTGATATTGCAGCTGCTCAAGCTGTAGACGAGGCTGCTAGAACGAAGACATTAGCTGATTACAACAGGCCATATCAGTACTACGAGAATAGATCTGCCATCCGTCCTCCAGCCATACAGAGGCAAGACTTCAAGTTGAAGCCTCAGTACTttacactcgtgggacagagACCCTACTGTGGGTTAtcacacgagcatcctatggaccatctggaaaGGTTTGAGGATCTAGTTTCTCCTATCAAAGCCaatggagtccctgaggactatCTGTTTtccaagctcttcaagtactcacttgctggagaggcTTCGTACTGGCTTAAGTAG